The Meiothermus sp. genome segment GCAGCTTTTTTACCTCGAGACCCAGGGCGGCAACGTGGTCTGGTCGCCCAGCAGCCAGCGGCTGGCCTGGAACACCACCCAGCTCGAGGGCAATTTCGACCGGCGCCGCTCGGATATCTGGGTAGCCCCCCTTGGAGGGGCGCCCCAGCGGGTAGCCACGGTGTATGGCGGCGGGCTCACAGGCTGGCTGGACGAGGAAACCCTCTTGCTCACCGGCAAACGCAATCCAGAAGACGCCTTAAGGAACCTCGAGACCCTCCACCTCCCTACCGGCAAACGCCGTGTCCTGGCCCGCGCAATGGCCCTGCGAAGCATCCTGCCCAGCCCCGATGGGCGCTGGATGGTCTTCTACGTGGCCTTCGACCGGCCTGAACGCAATGGCCTTTTCGTTGTCTCCCGCGAGGGCGAACAGCGCAAGCTGAACGGGTTTGGCTCCTACCGCTGGCGGGATAACCAAAGGCTGGTCTACACTCCCTTGGTTCTGGGCCAGCCCACCCACCGTCTCTTTGAGTACGACCTGCAAAACAACACCTCCCGTCTGCTGGCCGACCTGGGCGCAAAGGTGTTGAACGACCAGTGGCAGGTATCGCCAGATGGCGGGCGGGTGGTTTTTTTCAGTAGCCAAGACCGCAACCTGTGGGTGCTCGAGCTACCCTAAATTTCAATCTGCGCGAAGCGGGCGTTCTCCTCGATAAACTCGCGGCGGGGCTGCACATCCGAGCCCATCAGGTCATCGAAAATCTGGGCAGCGTAAGAGGCGTCCCGCATGTCCACTTTTTTCAACACGCGCTTGGCGGGATCCATGGTGGTTTCCCAGAGCTGATCGGCGTTCATCTCGCCCAGCCCCTTGAAGCGCTGGATTTCGTAAGGCTTGTCGCCAATACTGGCCAGGGCTTTCTTGAGCGCCTCATCGTCGAAGATGTACTCGACATTCTTGCTCTTGCCCACCCGCAGACCATAGAGCGGGGGCTGGGCCACGTACAAGTAGCCATGCTCGATGATGGGGCGCATATAGCGATAGAAGAAGGTGAGCAGCAGCGTGCGGATGTGGGAGCCGTCCACGTCGGCGTCGGTCATGATGATGATCTTGTGGTAGCGCAGATCTTCGATGTTGAAGTGAGTCTCTTCGTTGTCCTTACCGCCAATACCCGCACCGATGGCCGCGACCATGGCCCGCACCTCGGCGTTTTTAAGAGCTTTGTTGAGGCCTGCTTTTTCGACGTTCAGAATTTTCCCGCGTAAAGGCAAGATGGCCTGGAAGCGGCGGTCCCGCCCACTCTTGGCGCTGCCCCCCGCCGAGTCCCCCTCCACAATGAAGAGTTCGGCTTCGGCAGGATCTTCGGACTGGCAGTCGGCCAGCTTGCCGGGCAGGTCGTCGGACTCGAGGGGGTTAGCCCGGCGTACCAGCTCGCGGGCCTTACGGGCCGCCTCGCGGGCCTGGGCAGCCCGCTGGGCTTTTTCGTAGATGAGCTTGGCGATGCGGGGGTTTTCTTCCAGGTACTCGGAAAACTTCTCGTATACCACCTTGCTGACCGCGGTGCCGGCCTCGGGGTTGAGGAGCTTGCCCTTGGTCTGGCCCTCAAACTGAGGCTGAGGTATCTTGACCGAGATCACGCACGAAAGGCCTTCCAGCAGGTCGTCGCCAGTGGGTTCTAAGTCCTTGACCAGCCCTGCTTTTTTAGCATAAGCGTTGATGGCCCTGGTGTAGGCGGTCTTGAAGCCAGAAATGTGGGTGCCACCATCTATCGTGGGAATCATGTTGGCAAAGCTAACCAGATTAGCGCTGTAGCCCTTGGTGTGGATCAGGCCCACATCTACACCCACCGCCTCGACCTGGCCCTGCAACAGCACCGGCTTGTCGTAAAGCAGTTCCTCGCCATCGGCGCGGTACCTGGCAAAGGAGCCTACCCCGCCTTTGTCAAAGAAGACCTCTTCCTTCTGATGAACCTCGTCCTTGAAAACCAGCTTGAGGCCCGCTACCAGAAAGGACACCTCGCGCAGCCGCACCCGCAGCCGGCTGGCTTCAAACTTCTGCTCACTCCCGAAAATTTGCGGGTCAGGCAGGAAAGTGACGCGGGTACCGCGCTTGCCCTTGGGGGCATCGCCCAAAACATGCAAGGGCTTGGTGACATCCCCTCGGCTGAACTCGATCAGGTAGTGCTTACCATCACGAAAGACCTCCACGCGGGTGTACTCCGAGAGGGCATTGACCACGCTGGCCCCCACCCCGTGCAGCCCCCCCGAGACCTTGTAAGCCCCTTCTTCGAACTTACCCCCGGCGTGCAGCACCGTG includes the following:
- a CDS encoding DNA topoisomerase subunit B, which translates into the protein MCYTDEVSTEVTASYDASAIKVLKGLEGVRHRPAMYIGGTQADGYHHLFKEILDNSVDEALAGFATEIVTTLHPDGSITVEDNGRGIPVDIMPEEQKPAVEVIYTVLHAGGKFEEGAYKVSGGLHGVGASVVNALSEYTRVEVFRDGKHYLIEFSRGDVTKPLHVLGDAPKGKRGTRVTFLPDPQIFGSEQKFEASRLRVRLREVSFLVAGLKLVFKDEVHQKEEVFFDKGGVGSFARYRADGEELLYDKPVLLQGQVEAVGVDVGLIHTKGYSANLVSFANMIPTIDGGTHISGFKTAYTRAINAYAKKAGLVKDLEPTGDDLLEGLSCVISVKIPQPQFEGQTKGKLLNPEAGTAVSKVVYEKFSEYLEENPRIAKLIYEKAQRAAQAREAARKARELVRRANPLESDDLPGKLADCQSEDPAEAELFIVEGDSAGGSAKSGRDRRFQAILPLRGKILNVEKAGLNKALKNAEVRAMVAAIGAGIGGKDNEETHFNIEDLRYHKIIIMTDADVDGSHIRTLLLTFFYRYMRPIIEHGYLYVAQPPLYGLRVGKSKNVEYIFDDEALKKALASIGDKPYEIQRFKGLGEMNADQLWETTMDPAKRVLKKVDMRDASYAAQIFDDLMGSDVQPRREFIEENARFAQIEI